The nucleotide window ACGTGCTTTTTGACAAGCGTGATAATTACGATTTGACGAATGATACTCTTTTTGCTGAGGCCATTAGCAAACACAAAAATGTAGTGTTGGGTACAAATGTTCAGAGTACGGTACAGAATCGAGGGCAAGGTAGCCGTTCAACAGCGCTGATGTTAGTTCGTCCCAACCGGGTATTGCAAAGTGCTAATCCCAATAAAAATGGTATTGTGCGGGCTCAACATGATACAGATGGGGCTATCCGAAAATATATTTTAGGAATTGATTATAATAATGAGAAACTATATTCGCTGGGATTGGAGCTGTTAAAATTATATGCAGATTTAGATTCAACTGATATTAGTGAGACAGGTGAAATCCTTTCTTTTGGTTCATACCAGATCCCAAAGTACAACGACAACCTAATGTCGATCAATTACTTTGGACCACCCGGAACCTTTCCACGACATTCCTTTGAAACGGTGATCGATGACTCAACTGTCATTCTTACATCCGAAGATTCAACGTTTCAGATCAATTCCTTTTCAGACCCTGATTTTGGACTTAAACACACAGATGCTTTTAAAGATAAAATCGTATTGGTGGGGGCTACGATGCCCGAATTACACGATCTGCATGCCACACCTTTTGCCAAGCAGGGGACCATGCCTGGGGTAGAAATGCATGCCAATGCGATTCAAACGGTACTTTCTGGAAACTATATCCACCATACCTCTCCCTTAGCGAATATAGTATTTGTCATTATCGCAATTGCAATTATGATTATTGCTGTTCGCTGGTTATCAGGGTTATGGGGATTCGTTTTTTATGTGGGTTTTAGTATCAGTGTTTTTGGGCTTACACTCTGGTCCTTTCTGCAGCTTAATACTATGACAGATGTGGTGGCCATATTGGTAGCGATGTTGGTAGGATATATTACCACTCAGAGTTATGAATATATTGTGGAGCAGCGCGAAAAACGTCGAATACGTGGCCTTTTTTCATCCTATGTTTCACCAGCCATTGTAGAAGAAATGGTTGAAGAGGGGAAAGAGCCTGAGTTGGGGGGTGATGAGGTTTATATGACGGCCTTTTTCAGTGATATCCAATCATTTTCCACGTTTTCGGAACGGATGCCTGCAAAAACGTTGGTTAGATTGATTAACGAGTACTTGTCAGCGATGACGAATATTGTACGAGAGCACGGCGGTACATTGGATAAATATATTGGGGATGCTATTGTAGCCTTTTTCGGAGCCCCGGTACCCCACAAGGATCACGCCTATAAAGCCTGTGTGGTGTCTCAGCTTATGCAATATAAGCTGGCTGAGTTGCGTAAAAAATGGCGGGAAGAAGGAGAGCGCTGGCCTGAGATTGTGCAACACATGCGGAATCGTATAGGCATCAATACGGGCAAAATGGTGACTGGTAATATGGGCTCTGAAAGTCGGTTTAACTATACCATGATGGGAGATAATGTAAACCTTGCGGCGCGTTGCGAAAGTGGTGCCAAGCAGTTTGGAGTGTACACGATGGTTACTGCTGATACAAAGGAAGAGGCCGAAAAATATGGCGATCGGTGTGTGTTTCGCTATCTGGATCGCATTGTAGTAAAGGGGCGAACCAAGCCTATAGATGTATACGAAATTATGGGACTTCGCGACCGTATTACAGAGCAAGAGCTGGCATGTAAAGAAAAATTTGAAGAGGGCATTGCCGCTTATCAAAAACAAGAATGGAATCGGGCAATAGCTTTATTCAATGAATCATCGGAGCTGGAGTATTTTATCCCGAACGAAGAATCATTTATTTACACAAACCCGTCCTTGGTTTATATCAATCGATGTGAGGTGATGAGGGAAAATCCACCTCCAGAAGATTGGAACGGTGTTTACGTGATGGAATCAAAATGAGAAAAGGGGGAATTTTTGTTTGCCAAATACCCCGGCAAAATCGTATCTTTGACTTTCGAGGGTAGGCCCTACGCAGCCAGCTCCCTCTGAACTCCGTCAGGACCGGAAGGTAGCAGCGGTAGGAGGTTGTAGCGGCGTGATGTAGGTTGCTTACCCTCTCTTTTTTTTACCTTATCTTTTTCTGGATATCCTCGGCAATATGTTCGGCATGAATGCGTGTATTTTCTATGAATAGTTTGCTGGTATCCATTCCTCCACAAACGACCCCGGCCACATACATACCTTTTCGATTAGTTTCGAGCGTACTTTCATTATAGACGGGCATCTTATCCTCATCATTGGTAAGGTCGATGCCAAAGTTTGTCATTAGCTCAAAGTTAGGTTTGTAGCCCGTCATTGCCAGAACAAAATCGTTATCTATTGTTTTAGTGCCATCGGGCGTATCTAATACGACTTCATTTTGCCGGATTTCCTTTACTTCTGTATTGAAATAGCCGGTTATTTCATCGTTTTTAATTCGGTTTTTAATATCAGGTTTAACCCAGTACTTAACGGATTCTTTGATATCTGAGTCGCGTACGGCCAGCGTCACATTGGCGTGTGCCCTGTAGGTTTCGAGTGCTGCATCTACAGCTGAATTCCCGCCGCCAATGACAAGCACATTTTGCCAGGCATAGGCGTGAGCTTCATCATAATAATGCCGGACCTTATCGAGCTCTTCGCCGGGAGTTCCCATCATTTTGGGAACATCATAAAAGCCGGTAGCAACAACTACCTTCTTAGCATTATAAGAGCCCTTATCAGTGGTGACGTTAAAACTTTTGTCATCTCCAGAAATATCCTGAACTTCTTCATAAAGATGAATGTCCAGATCGTAACTTTCGGCCGCCCGGCGGTAATACTCGAGAGCCTCGCGGCGGGTGGGCTTAGGGTTATGGGATATAAAGGGGACATCTCCTATTTCCAGTCGCTCAGAAGTAGAGAAGAAGGTCATATCTTTGGGATAATGAAAAATGCTGTTGACCAAACAGCCGCGTTCAATAATTTTGGCGGGAATATCTCGTCGCTTTAACTCGATAGCGGTGGCCAGTCCAATAGGGCCTGCTCCAACAATAATGACCATATTAAATATATTCGGTGATTGAAAAATTGCCTTGAAAATACGGCTTTTAGAGAAGGGGAACCAAGAGGGTTCGATATCAATTTTCAATAAGCAGGATTGGTAATTTCTATAAATTGCTGCTTAAATAATTTTCGATGACGTAGTTAAGCCATCCTTGGGGTTTGCTCCAGAATCCCACATGGCCACCTTTTTTTGTGATGATGTAATCTGTGTATGGATTGTTGTTTAGTCTATCCAATGGCATTGCTTTAGCAGGACAAAGCGGATCTTCTTTGCTGTGTATTAACAGTGTATCAACGCTGATATTATTGACAAAGCGACGGGCTGAACAAGTTTCGTAATAATCATCAGCATTTTCAAAGCCATGTATTGGGGCTGTAATCTGATTATCGAACTCGTATAGTGTGGAACCATTGAAGGTAGGTAAATCAGGATAATGCTTGCGCTTTGCTTCGAGCTTTTTGCTGAGGGTTCGAAGAAAACGAAATTCATAAATGCGATGAAATCCTTTCGAGAGCATAATCGACCCCAACCGTAAATCATAGGGCACCGAGACAGCTACAGCCGTTTGTACCAAGCTATCTTTGCCCGTTTCTCCCAAGTATTTGACGAGGGCATTGCCGCCGAGCGAAAATCCTACAGCCCCTAACTTTTTATTGGGGTACTGATTTTGGGCCCATTCTAAAACTGTTTGATAATCGTTAGTTTCTCCAGAGTGATAAAATCGCGGTTGTTTATTGAGGCGTGAACCACATCCTCTAAAATTTACACCAATAATCGAATGCCCTTTACGGATTAAAACCTTCATTAGTTCAACCATATAGTATCGCTCGGTAGATCCTTCCAGGCCATGAAAGAGTACGATTATGGAATCGGAATAAGGGTTGATATATTGATCGAGTTCTAAAAAGTCATTATCGGGAGTGGTAATTTCAATTCGATTGATTTCCGGTTGAGAGGTATCTCCACATAGGGATCGGGCAATGGTATGTAGATGTCCGTTGTAGCACCAAAAAGGAGAATGGAACCGGGGTACATGCCGTAGATTCGTTTTCATAGCTTTCAATCGTCAGGCTATTTATAGGGCCTTGATTTTTGTAATGGGGATGGTTTGTGAGCCCTGATCGGTTTCAAGCTGGATAAAGTACACACCGCTGCTCAAATTTGGGGCATCAAAGGGGAGGTAATGTTCGCCGGCCTTAAAATTTGTGTTAGCAAGCTGACGAACTTTTCGTCCCAACACATCAAAAATCGTTATTCGAATATGGCTGTCTTGACTAAGATTGAAACGGACTTCTGTTTTTTCATTAAATGGATTCGGATAGTTTTGAAAGAGTTCGGTTTGCTGGGGGATTTCTTCGGAAGTAGCACGTCCCGCCGGAGAAACCGCAAAAAGATTGCGTGTGCGAGCTTCTGCAATTTGAGTACGCAACTCATTCAAATCATCCCCGAAGGCATAGATAAAGCCAACCGTAATTTTAGCTCCGGGATTGAGAGTATAAGGACCCGAGCTGGTTACGGCTGATACATCGGTGTTTTGGATGTTGGTGCGTACAGTCCTTGCTGTTAAAGAAGCCTCTTTTTCGTTGTCCGTAAACCCATCATAGATCCCGAAAGTGACGGAGTCCTGCTGCCCTTCAATAGTATTATCGATTGCCAACGCACTTGCAAGGGGGCCTAAATGTGCAACGGCAACCACAGGTTGCGTACTTGAAGAAGCGGCATCCGAAATATAGAGTAAGCTGTCACTTTCATTGAATGCAATATTATTGTTGCCCGAATTATTGCCGATGTCCCAGTCGTTAAATAGGCCCACGTACATATCTTCCATCACCAAAAAGTCGGAGGGGTTTGTAATAGTGTATTTTGCAAATACGACATTGCTGATGGCAGGATCATCATATGCAAAGGTTTCGAGTTCAACTTTTGCTCGTCGGGTGCTATCATTAAGGGTGGTAAACTGGGTAGAGCCGCGCAGCCCATTTTCTATTGGTAAAACGGTGACCGCATCTTCGGGCAGGAAGTCTCTTGATACACCACCATTGGCCGTTCGCACAGCGTCAAAAAGTTGACTATTGAAGGTCATCATGAGTCCGCCTTCAAAAAGAAGGTTGTCACCTTCATCAAAACCACCCGTGCCATCTGGGTAACGAGGGATAAAGCCTACCCCTCCACGACCAGCCAATGGATCAGAAAAACCCCAAGTTCCTTCGGCACCAAATGATGTTTTTACATTGTTGCCCGCAATAGCTTCAAAGAACATATCCTCGTAGATGAAGGCATTAAAATTATTGTAATCCATGTTTTGGTCAATGAATTCTAACCGAAAAGTGGGCATTTCGGTTAAGTCAAAGTTTGTGGGGATGGTAACGGGAAAGCTTAGATCTACCGTATCACCTTTAGCGAAGTTACCCAATTGTTGGTTAGTATTACTCAGTTGTACATCACTTTCATTTATAGATTCCAGTTCTACCTGGAGAGCTGGCGTATCATTTGCGACATTGGTAATTTGTAATTCGATAGTTCCCTCTTCACCCAATGCGAGCTTGTTGCCATTACTGTTGAGGAACTCCTGCGATACGATTTTCATCCCCGGTAAATTTGTATTTAGCGCTTCGTATGCATTGATGGCTCCGTGGCCGAGCTGATGTTCAAAACTGGAGTTGGTTTTGTCAATATAGCTTGCTGATCCGCGAATTTGCATGCCGATGCGTTCGGGATCCCAACTTGGGTTCACGTCTTTGACGAGAGCCGCAAGCCCACTTACAACGGGAGTAGACATTGAGGTACCCGTTTTCGAAATGTAATTATTGTTGTAGGAGGTGCTTAAAATATCAGTGCCCGTAGCTAATACATCAAGATTATATCCAAAATTAGAGTAGGTAGCTTTGTTGTCATCCGGCTCTACAGAACCTACGGCCAGCGATTTATCATACCGGGCGGGGTATCCTGTTCGGGTAGCTTCATTTCCGGCTGCGGCAACGACCAAGGCCCCCATTTGTGTGGCCAGTTCTATGATATCCTCTTCAGCTTGTGAGGCAGATCCGCCGCTCCAGCTACAATTGATAATATCAGCACCGTTACCTGCTGCATACAAGATGCCCTCATAGCCAAACCCGATGGCATCGTCAAAGCCCGGAGCTCCTCCGGCTTTAATGGGCATATAGGTTGCGTTGTAGGCGGCACCGGCAATGCCCTCTCCGTTATTGGTTTCGGCAGCTGCGATTCCCGCTACGTGCGTTCCATGATCGGTGGCATCGTGGATGGGATTGTTGTCTTGGGTAATATTTTGGATACTACTTCCTGATTCCCAAAAATCCCACCCAAACAGATCATCGGTAAAATCATTATTATCGGTATCAGTGTTATCTGTAAAATCGGAATCTTCATGCAGGGCATCCTCCAGGGTGATTTCTCCATCGCTGTTATAATCGGTACCGTTATCTTGTAAATAAGTTAAAGCCTCAGGAGGGGTAACTTCTCCATCTCCATTTTGGTCTGCCTGGGAAAAAACGATAGGTGGGATCTCATCTTGATTGACCCAAAGGTTTTCATTGAGTTCAGGATGCATATAGTCAACGCCGCCGTCAACAATGGCAATAATGATATCAGAAGAACCTTTGCTCAAATCCCACGCGTTAGGGAAATTATGGTAATTAAAATTTTCTTGTTGGCTTTGTTGATATTTTTCGTCGTTGGGTTCTTCGTTCATATACCGAATATATTTGGGTTCGGCATAGGTGACCCCAGGCATGCGATTTAGTTTGGATGCTAATTGGGCCGGGTCAATATTGTTGCTAAAAATAATTTCCTGGATACGTAATACATTACGGGTGCCCGACACATTTTGGGTTTTTACAATTTGTTGTGCCCTTGGCGAAAGGAGGGGACGACTTTGTTGAATTCCATATTGATGGAGATATTGCTGGACAGCTGATTTTGGATCGTGTCCTATTTTGCTTCGGATTTGTTGAAGTTTTTGATCTGATTCATATTTAATGATTATTCGATCCGAAAAATATTCGGTTTGCATTGACTGGCCGAATGTAGCAGAGGCTAAAACCAGAGTTATGATAAAAAAAAGGGAAGGTAACTTTTTAGCCATAAGAATTGAGTGATTAAACGGGAGTATTGAATAAGCACGAAACGCTAAGTCTTCCTTTAAATAGTATATTAGTTTGTGTTGGCATATACAATTGTTGTAGAACTTACATTGCTATTTAAGAGGGGGATAAAAAGGCAACATTAAAGATTTAATTCAGTTATTGTAACTGTAAAATTAATTGGGCAATTTTACACGCCATTGAATGACGGCTTTAATTATCTAAGACAATAAATTCACGCACAATGAATAAGAATGTATTTGCGAAACTAAGCAATATTTTAGCATCGGCTTTTATCATAGTGATCATTGCAGGAACCCTTTTCAATGTAGTTAAGGCTCAATCAGAAGGGGGGAATAATGGAATTCGTCCCCTTGATTATGATGTAGGCATTCATGGATTGACGGCGAATACGCACTGGCTGAGTGATTTGCACTATAAAGGAAATACTGATTCGTTGAGTTTTGATGGTAGCTCAGAACTTGAGTTTGTATATCGTAACGTGCG belongs to Fodinibius sp. Rm-B-1B1-1 and includes:
- a CDS encoding YheT family hydrolase, with protein sequence MKTNLRHVPRFHSPFWCYNGHLHTIARSLCGDTSQPEINRIEITTPDNDFLELDQYINPYSDSIIVLFHGLEGSTERYYMVELMKVLIRKGHSIIGVNFRGCGSRLNKQPRFYHSGETNDYQTVLEWAQNQYPNKKLGAVGFSLGGNALVKYLGETGKDSLVQTAVAVSVPYDLRLGSIMLSKGFHRIYEFRFLRTLSKKLEAKRKHYPDLPTFNGSTLYEFDNQITAPIHGFENADDYYETCSARRFVNNISVDTLLIHSKEDPLCPAKAMPLDRLNNNPYTDYIITKKGGHVGFWSKPQGWLNYVIENYLSSNL
- a CDS encoding S8/S53 family peptidase, encoding MAKKLPSLFFIITLVLASATFGQSMQTEYFSDRIIIKYESDQKLQQIRSKIGHDPKSAVQQYLHQYGIQQSRPLLSPRAQQIVKTQNVSGTRNVLRIQEIIFSNNIDPAQLASKLNRMPGVTYAEPKYIRYMNEEPNDEKYQQSQQENFNYHNFPNAWDLSKGSSDIIIAIVDGGVDYMHPELNENLWVNQDEIPPIVFSQADQNGDGEVTPPEALTYLQDNGTDYNSDGEITLEDALHEDSDFTDNTDTDNNDFTDDLFGWDFWESGSSIQNITQDNNPIHDATDHGTHVAGIAAAETNNGEGIAGAAYNATYMPIKAGGAPGFDDAIGFGYEGILYAAGNGADIINCSWSGGSASQAEEDIIELATQMGALVVAAAGNEATRTGYPARYDKSLAVGSVEPDDNKATYSNFGYNLDVLATGTDILSTSYNNNYISKTGTSMSTPVVSGLAALVKDVNPSWDPERIGMQIRGSASYIDKTNSSFEHQLGHGAINAYEALNTNLPGMKIVSQEFLNSNGNKLALGEEGTIELQITNVANDTPALQVELESINESDVQLSNTNQQLGNFAKGDTVDLSFPVTIPTNFDLTEMPTFRLEFIDQNMDYNNFNAFIYEDMFFEAIAGNNVKTSFGAEGTWGFSDPLAGRGGVGFIPRYPDGTGGFDEGDNLLFEGGLMMTFNSQLFDAVRTANGGVSRDFLPEDAVTVLPIENGLRGSTQFTTLNDSTRRAKVELETFAYDDPAISNVVFAKYTITNPSDFLVMEDMYVGLFNDWDIGNNSGNNNIAFNESDSLLYISDAASSSTQPVVAVAHLGPLASALAIDNTIEGQQDSVTFGIYDGFTDNEKEASLTARTVRTNIQNTDVSAVTSSGPYTLNPGAKITVGFIYAFGDDLNELRTQIAEARTRNLFAVSPAGRATSEEIPQQTELFQNYPNPFNEKTEVRFNLSQDSHIRITIFDVLGRKVRQLANTNFKAGEHYLPFDAPNLSSGVYFIQLETDQGSQTIPITKIKAL
- a CDS encoding YpdA family putative bacillithiol disulfide reductase, with translation MVIIVGAGPIGLATAIELKRRDIPAKIIERGCLVNSIFHYPKDMTFFSTSERLEIGDVPFISHNPKPTRREALEYYRRAAESYDLDIHLYEEVQDISGDDKSFNVTTDKGSYNAKKVVVATGFYDVPKMMGTPGEELDKVRHYYDEAHAYAWQNVLVIGGGNSAVDAALETYRAHANVTLAVRDSDIKESVKYWVKPDIKNRIKNDEITGYFNTEVKEIRQNEVVLDTPDGTKTIDNDFVLAMTGYKPNFELMTNFGIDLTNDEDKMPVYNESTLETNRKGMYVAGVVCGGMDTSKLFIENTRIHAEHIAEDIQKKIR
- a CDS encoding adenylate/guanylate cyclase domain-containing protein; its protein translation is MAATQKTWKSRLVLPGLLLGSLLITILIAFSSPVMQLKLDITDQFFEYRGPIAIEDTSVVIVSISQQADQEIPEKYPWPTNLYAKLVEHLNEAGAKVIGFDVLFDKRDNYDLTNDTLFAEAISKHKNVVLGTNVQSTVQNRGQGSRSTALMLVRPNRVLQSANPNKNGIVRAQHDTDGAIRKYILGIDYNNEKLYSLGLELLKLYADLDSTDISETGEILSFGSYQIPKYNDNLMSINYFGPPGTFPRHSFETVIDDSTVILTSEDSTFQINSFSDPDFGLKHTDAFKDKIVLVGATMPELHDLHATPFAKQGTMPGVEMHANAIQTVLSGNYIHHTSPLANIVFVIIAIAIMIIAVRWLSGLWGFVFYVGFSISVFGLTLWSFLQLNTMTDVVAILVAMLVGYITTQSYEYIVEQREKRRIRGLFSSYVSPAIVEEMVEEGKEPELGGDEVYMTAFFSDIQSFSTFSERMPAKTLVRLINEYLSAMTNIVREHGGTLDKYIGDAIVAFFGAPVPHKDHAYKACVVSQLMQYKLAELRKKWREEGERWPEIVQHMRNRIGINTGKMVTGNMGSESRFNYTMMGDNVNLAARCESGAKQFGVYTMVTADTKEEAEKYGDRCVFRYLDRIVVKGRTKPIDVYEIMGLRDRITEQELACKEKFEEGIAAYQKQEWNRAIALFNESSELEYFIPNEESFIYTNPSLVYINRCEVMRENPPPEDWNGVYVMESK